tcCCATCTGCAGGCTGATCTTTAATACTGCATGTTCCGTAAACACCCAGTACTGTACGTTATCTGATGCTGAGGTTAACTCTATAGCCAGAAGAGTTGCAACACAGCTCAGACTGTAAACACCTTTAATGTGATAAACGTAATATGACCTTTCTTAGCTAACATTCAGGCTATTTGTAGACAGTTGTACTGCCCTTTATTAATCTTCTCAAGTTAAATCGATCTTCACTAACGAATAAATTAAGGACTGGTTTgcggaaaaaaatattttaacgaTTTTTCTCCTAATATTGTTCAAATTTTGCTACTTTAGTTCCAAACAGGACGTCTGAAGGTTTATTGAGTTTAATTctcaggtcatgctgcttcgtcatcagtagccggagcctgagagagcacaattggccttgcgcTCTCTGGATaggatagatggcgctctctcccacTGTtgtgctggccggcacaggcgtctgttgactaatgtatcagagctggggctTCAACGCCTTCTTCCAGCTGACTTCTATCAGAGAAATCTTTGAACTATAATTCTGAGGAGAACTTCCGTTCtctccagaacatctccagactgggatttctgccactgctggtagatcCGTATGACCGTacacttccatacacctgcagatgcAGTCATTTCTTTTTGCCAATCATGCTTTGCCATGCCATCTGCTTTCATGCCATCAGCTTACATTGTGCTTTGTGCATTTTTTCACACATCCAATGAGACActtactgcactgcactgcactcttctcaaagtctgagcccagtcacacacaccccagGTGTTTATAGCCTCATCATCCTCACGCAATGCCATCTGCAGGGGCATCCAAGTTAAATAAAGGTGAAAAAGATTTTTGAtcttttaaataatacattatctCCAAAATGCAAGTCAAAGTTGTCTGGAGAAAATCCAGGGGGGGAGGGGTCACACAGTTTCTGTGAAAGATCTCCAGTTTAATTCCTGAAAACATCCAGTTTTATAAGCTGAAGTCGCATGACATTCTTATTCTGTATGCAAGCAAAGAACGTCATTGGCTAACACGCTGTTGCTGGGTTGACTTTTTTATCTGATAAATTAACCTAACTTCTTTATTAGTCAATGGAAAGTATTGAAATCTTGCCTTCAGACAGTCTGTAGGTACGTATGTCTATTCCTCTATGTGTTCTTGGGACTTCCTGAACTCTCGCTGTGGTTAGGCTCTTGCTGCCCAAGAAGGGGAAATTCCTTATCTGAAGAACCACAATATCCCACAAACACACTGTCATTGACCTTCTAGGCCTTGGTTACAGAGCAGACACTCAAGACATGTTTTATGACAATTCTTAAAGCGAATAAATGCAAATAGAGTTGAACTTTAAACAATGAACTTCATGGGGTTCAAAACATGATATCCTCATTCCTGATTTCTGCCACAACATTCAACAAGTATTGTATTTAAGAACCCTTGTTCCACTTTCTTGTGTTTTTGGTCCTCGTCTGCTACGACAAACAATGCCAGCcgtgtctgtctctgtttgaACATTTCAAGTATTGCCAGTTTCTCCTCTGATGCAAATAAACCAGTCGGAGCACATAGCAGTGCATTTTTTCTTGAGGTGGAAAACCTTCTCATCTGACTTCCCGTCTCTCATTCTGGAGAGAGACAAGACAacaagaaagagcgagagagagcgtcTCATCAGAAAGCCCTCCAGTTTTTCTCCTGTCTTCTAAAAAGTATCAGCCGCCATGTCTTACACGGCCGGCTCTTACGTGGACAAGTCCTACGGTGACCGTACGTACGCCGGCAAGTCCTACCTGGGCAGCGCCTACACGGGCTATGACGACCAGACAGCCAAGTCGCTGGTCGAGGAGCAGCTgctgaaggagaagaagaagcgTAGGGAGGCCATGCACTGTGAAGTCGTGGCCCTCGTCATCGCCTTTGTGGGCCTGGTCGGCGTCGCCGCAGTGACAGGCCTCCCCATGTGGAAGGTGACAGCCTTCATACAGGAGAACATCATTGTCATGGAGACTCGCTGGGAGGGCTTGTGGATGAACTGCTACCGACAAGCCAACATCCGGATGCAGTGTAAAGTGTACGACTCCCTGCTGTACCTGCCAGCGGACCTCCAGGCGGCCCGAGGCCTCATGTGCACTGCCGTGGCACTGACCACCATTGGATTTATCATAGCATGCGTCGGCATGCGCTGCACCCGACTGGTCGACTCCCGGCCGCGCGTCAAACACGTTGTCCTGGTGACTGGAGGCTGCCTCTTCCTGGCCGGATGTCTGGCTACCCTTATCCCCGTCTCCTGGACGGCCCACGTGATCATCCAGGACTTCTACAACCCACTGCTGCTGGATGCCCAGCGCAGGGAACTGGGTGAGGCGCTCTACATCGGTTGGGTGGCAAGTGCCCTGCTCTTCATCGCTGGGGTGATCCTGTTGTGCCGGCATGCTCCCCGCACCCAGGACAAGGAGGACATGAACGCGGTGCTGTACCGGGCCGGCTCCGCTCCCTACACCTACAAACCTGGATACTCTTACCAACCCGCCTACACCGCCTACCAGCCAGGATACAACTACCAGCCAGCTTACAATGCCCCGCCACCACCAGTGTCTGTGGCCTACAGCCGGCCTGTCTACTGAATCTTTTAAAGAACAGGTTTGGG
The sequence above is drawn from the Salminus brasiliensis chromosome 11, fSalBra1.hap2, whole genome shotgun sequence genome and encodes:
- the LOC140565448 gene encoding claudin-8-like, whose translation is MSYTAGSYVDKSYGDRTYAGKSYLGSAYTGYDDQTAKSLVEEQLLKEKKKRREAMHCEVVALVIAFVGLVGVAAVTGLPMWKVTAFIQENIIVMETRWEGLWMNCYRQANIRMQCKVYDSLLYLPADLQAARGLMCTAVALTTIGFIIACVGMRCTRLVDSRPRVKHVVLVTGGCLFLAGCLATLIPVSWTAHVIIQDFYNPLLLDAQRRELGEALYIGWVASALLFIAGVILLCRHAPRTQDKEDMNAVLYRAGSAPYTYKPGYSYQPAYTAYQPGYNYQPAYNAPPPPVSVAYSRPVY